One segment of Mus caroli chromosome 6, CAROLI_EIJ_v1.1, whole genome shotgun sequence DNA contains the following:
- the Ssbp1 gene encoding single-stranded DNA-binding protein, mitochondrial isoform X2, with amino-acid sequence MFRRPVLQVFRQFVRHESEVASSLVLERSLNRVQLLGRVGQDPVMRQVEGKNPVTIFSLATNEMWRSGDSEVYQMGDVSQKTTWHRISVFRPGLRDVAYQYVKKGARIFVEGKVDYGEYMDKNNVRRQATTIIADNIIFLSDQTKEKA; translated from the exons ATGTTTCGAAGACCTGTGTTGCAG GTATTTCGTCAGTTTGTAAGACATGAGTCTGAAGTAGCCAGCAGTTTGGTTCTTGAACGAT CTCTGAATCGTGTTCAGTTACTTGGACGAGTAGGTCAGGACCCTGTCATGAGACAGGTGGAAGGAAAAAACCCAGTCACGATATTTTCTCTAGCAACAAATGAGATGTGGCGATCAGGGGATAGTGAAGTATACCAAATGG GTGACGTCAGTCAGAAGACGACGTGGCACAGAATATCAGTGTTTCGACCAGGCCTCAGAGATGTGGCATATCAGTACGTGAAAAAGGG GGCTCGTATATTtgtggaagggaaagtggacTATGGCGAGTACATGGATAAAAACAATGTGAGGCGGCAAGCAACAACAATCATAGCTG ATAACATTATATTTCTGAGTGACCAGACAAAAGAAAAGGCATAG
- the Ssbp1 gene encoding single-stranded DNA-binding protein, mitochondrial isoform X1, whose translation MFRRPVLQVFRQFVRHESEVASSLVLERSLNRVQLLGRVGQDPVMRQVEGKNPVTIFSLATNEMWRSGDSEVYQMGDVSQKTTWHRISVFRPGLRDVAYQYVKKGARIFVEGKVDYGEYMDKNNVRRQATTIIAGKKLIMHSVSGYSLEGLA comes from the exons ATGTTTCGAAGACCTGTGTTGCAG GTATTTCGTCAGTTTGTAAGACATGAGTCTGAAGTAGCCAGCAGTTTGGTTCTTGAACGAT CTCTGAATCGTGTTCAGTTACTTGGACGAGTAGGTCAGGACCCTGTCATGAGACAGGTGGAAGGAAAAAACCCAGTCACGATATTTTCTCTAGCAACAAATGAGATGTGGCGATCAGGGGATAGTGAAGTATACCAAATGG GTGACGTCAGTCAGAAGACGACGTGGCACAGAATATCAGTGTTTCGACCAGGCCTCAGAGATGTGGCATATCAGTACGTGAAAAAGGG GGCTCGTATATTtgtggaagggaaagtggacTATGGCGAGTACATGGATAAAAACAATGTGAGGCGGCAAGCAACAACAATCATAGCTGGTAAGAAGCTCATCATGCACAGTGTCTCTGGTTATTCATTGGAAGGGTTGGCGTAG